One Bernardetia sp. genomic window carries:
- a CDS encoding GAF domain-containing protein codes for MKKRNLILLYLSPQNFRGKITMGITLMGVLATLTLVGTWWYINSQVISQYNHIIDNTAPTQYYSKVIEDCISSSTSLTAIYLATSEEEYRNERETVWKDCEVALAALSNYTDQWRNEAVISLVYDVRTKANRLRKEQNNVEQKYFARNADLKEDSKAERVRQVDQLELLTDDVRAVLELIINIQNEEIDRAKAAIHFHTQNLWVIVLPGWMIILTIICIWLAYSINHKLLLRLHVIKNSLRQIAKGNLSNKIKVDDNDEVTPIETALNHLAQDMERLKVFAKDVGAERFDTKEIPFNENGEVGQAFINMRDSLKMIAEKDDQLNWAITGEAHFAKILRDFDENIDELTQVFVSELVKYLGVAQANLYLITQDIHSEKELELKAWFAYDSLKNRKNTIRVGEGLIGETYQENRTLYLENLPNDYLHISSALGKAKPVSLLFVPLKLSEENIGILELAAFKKLENYEIEFVEKVCENITSSIISVLNTTRTRKLLEEAQMQREAVSAQEEEMRQNLEELQATQEEMERKERLIGKMLEEAEAKEIELRKVIAELEAEREQNQEKDEEEKK; via the coding sequence ATGAAAAAACGAAATCTTATTTTACTTTACTTGTCGCCACAAAATTTTCGTGGTAAAATCACGATGGGCATTACGCTGATGGGTGTTTTGGCAACACTGACACTTGTCGGAACGTGGTGGTATATCAATAGTCAAGTTATCTCTCAATACAATCATATCATAGACAATACTGCCCCAACACAGTATTATTCGAAAGTAATTGAAGACTGTATCAGTAGTAGTACCAGTCTGACAGCCATTTATCTTGCCACAAGCGAAGAAGAATATAGAAACGAAAGAGAAACTGTTTGGAAAGACTGTGAGGTAGCTTTGGCTGCACTTAGTAATTATACTGACCAGTGGCGCAACGAAGCTGTTATTTCGCTAGTTTATGATGTTCGGACAAAGGCAAACCGTTTGAGAAAAGAACAAAATAACGTAGAACAAAAATATTTTGCTAGAAATGCTGACCTCAAAGAAGATTCGAAAGCCGAGCGAGTGCGCCAAGTCGACCAGCTAGAACTCTTAACAGACGATGTACGTGCCGTTTTAGAACTCATTATCAATATTCAGAATGAAGAAATTGACAGGGCAAAAGCTGCTATTCATTTTCACACACAAAACCTTTGGGTAATTGTTTTGCCTGGTTGGATGATTATTCTGACTATTATTTGTATTTGGCTTGCCTATTCTATTAATCATAAGTTGCTGCTGCGTCTTCATGTTATCAAAAACTCACTTCGTCAGATTGCAAAAGGCAATTTATCAAACAAAATAAAAGTAGATGATAATGATGAGGTTACACCTATTGAGACGGCACTAAATCATTTGGCGCAAGATATGGAACGTTTGAAAGTTTTTGCTAAAGACGTGGGAGCAGAAAGGTTTGATACAAAAGAAATTCCTTTTAATGAAAATGGAGAAGTAGGACAGGCATTTATCAATATGCGTGATAGTTTGAAAATGATTGCAGAAAAAGACGACCAACTCAATTGGGCAATCACAGGAGAGGCACATTTTGCCAAAATACTAAGAGATTTTGATGAAAACATAGACGAACTCACACAAGTTTTTGTAAGCGAATTGGTCAAATATCTTGGTGTGGCACAAGCTAATTTGTATCTCATTACTCAAGATATTCATTCTGAAAAAGAACTAGAACTCAAGGCGTGGTTTGCTTATGATTCGCTTAAAAACAGAAAAAACACTATACGAGTAGGCGAAGGACTTATCGGAGAAACCTATCAAGAAAACAGAACGCTGTACTTAGAGAACCTTCCCAACGATTATTTGCATATCAGCTCGGCTTTAGGAAAAGCAAAACCTGTTTCATTGCTCTTTGTTCCTTTGAAGCTCTCAGAAGAAAATATTGGAATTTTGGAACTTGCAGCTTTCAAAAAACTAGAAAATTATGAAATAGAATTTGTAGAGAAAGTCTGTGAAAATATTACCTCTTCTATTATTTCAGTCTTGAATACGACACGTACACGTAAACTTTTGGAAGAAGCTCAAATGCAAAGAGAAGCTGTTTCGGCACAAGAAGAAGAAATGAGACAAAATTTAGAAGAGCTGCAAGCCACGCAAGAGGAAATGGAGCGAAAGGAAAGACTCATAGGTAAAATGCTAGAGGAAGCTGAAGCAAAAGAAATTGAACTCAGAAAAGTAATTGCAGAGCTAGAAGCAGAAAGAGAACAGAATCAAGAGAAAGACGAAGAAGAGAAAAAATAA